From Triticum aestivum cultivar Chinese Spring chromosome 7B, IWGSC CS RefSeq v2.1, whole genome shotgun sequence:
CTTCACCACTAGTGTACTCAAATACTGATCCTTTTCTTTTAATTTTAACTTGGATACCCTATACGTTATAATTGTACTTACGATATGATAGATCATGTACTAGAAGATCTAATTCCAAGCATTTACTAGAAGTAACACAATTTTTTATTTTAACAGTATTATGTGGTCAAGCTATTTTAAGATTAGATGATTGAGAATCTGTGTGCGGCCGTCCGTAATAGTTTTAATATCATTACCATGTATGGTAGTATATTTACCATGGTTAGTGACAGGAGTAGTGGGTCATAGTGCGTTACGTGGAATCTGGTAAAGTATTTTATTCCATTACCATACACTTTTGTTCTATTACCATACATGTTTGCGCAGTTAACAAAAAGGGCCACGGTGCGGAGGTGAGCGAGCGGTAGCGGTAACGGAAATTAATTCCCTTACTATATTTCCTGGTGTTGGCGAGCCGAGCGGCGTGCCGAGCAGGCAATTAGTGGCTGGCGCGTACGTTTAGACATTATGCGCTCACGCTAACTTTAGCGCAACCGTGTGTGTCCGCCGGCGTTATATATGGCAGGGAGTGGTAGTGTAGTACATTTAAAAggcaagtagtacttacagacataagggcatctccagccgcgctcaGGAAGGCCTTCTCAGgcgtttttttcgcgccggcgccaaaaaaacggtCGAGTCGCGTCCCTAGGAGCCCGATTTTTGCCGGCTTGGACCGAAAACAGCACCAGCGGACCCAGctcgaacccggcgcgctgggggacgCCCGGGGGCaccgggcgaactgttttggcgcgaaaaagccgcgggtccgccgcgtcagcgacacggctctcttctcggcccttcgtcgtcctcatcgcctcgtttcccgtggCGAATCAATGtcaaagctgccgcgcgctgccgcgccggtcagcctgtgCCATTGATGTCTCACGGACGacgcagtgaagaccggacgacgcgcgtccctcgccctccctcgccccgccacgcgtacacacggtgcCACGCGCGCGGGCGGCGTCTCGGCCTATATATGACGCGCCCCGGCGCACTCGGCGACTCACACTCTCCCGCCGTCgccgttcctccctctcctctcctctctttcgccgtctccagttcacacgcatggccgagcgcttcccaggcgacggcgcgacggcgaacggcttcggccgccgccatcttcatgaAGACGAGGCTCACCTCCTTTACGAGGCCGAATACCCGGTTCCGCCGGACATACGGGTGCCCGGGGCGTGAAGGATCAACgcgggcggcgtgccggtgccgcCGGTACCCACCGCACGCGTCCAGGATCACGGCGACCGGAGGCGCTGCTGCCCATGGTCGCCGTCGCGCCCCCGCCCACGGCGCCTCTCCCCGCCGCCGCTCGCGGCCGAAGCCGGAGCCCTCGTCGAGGCGGGCTCGATCCCCGCCATGGTTGCGGCGCAGCAGGCCACGCTGCACGCGCAGGTGGACCagctccagcgcctcgtcgtcaACCCGCTCGCCCAGGAGATGGTCAGGAGCCCCTCCCCTTTCTCCAATCTCTGCATCGTCGGCTCTGCGCGCAGCTCCGCGAGGCGGAGTGCGAGGCCGTGGTGTCCGTCCTCGCGCCGTGGTGGCCGTCCTCGCGCTCGTGCCGTGGTGGCCGTCCTCGAGCTCGTGCCGTGGTGGCGCGCAAtgggtgccgccgaggatgccgtgCAGCAGCTCGGCCTGCTCATGGAGCTTTGGGATGTGGTTCACCGGACATGTGGGCGAGGCGGAGGCGCCGGCGTGCGTGCTCTCTCCCGTCTGCATCCTGAGCAGCTCTGCATCCTGTTGCAGCCGGAGCTGGGCTCCATGACGGTCTCTCCA
This genomic window contains:
- the LOC123158865 gene encoding uncharacterized protein isoform X2, which gives rise to MVAAQQATLHAQVDQLQRLVVNPLAQEMVRSPSPFSNLCIVGSARSSARRSARPWCPSSRRGGRPRARAVVAVLELVPWWRAMGAAEDAVQQLGLLMELWDVVHRTCGRGGGAGVRALSRLHPEQLCILLQPELGSMTNLLDAQEYLLQEGCRPPSTRTSRDTCSSSSSLLSCT
- the LOC123158865 gene encoding uncharacterized protein isoform X1, with amino-acid sequence MVAVAPPPTAPLPAAARGRSRSPRRGGLDPRHGCGAAGHAARAGGPAPAPRRQPARPGDGQEPLPFLQSLHRRCPSSRRGGRPRARAVVAVLELVPWWRAMGAAEDAVQQLGLLMELWDVVHRTCGRGGGAGVRALSRLHPEQLCILLQPELGSMTNLLDAQEYLLQEGCRPPSTRTSRDTCSSSSSLLSCT